From the genome of Armatimonadota bacterium:
GACGCGCAGTAAAAGACCTGCGCTCAGGTTCACGAGGCTAGCTCTCGCACCCTGCCTCAAGTCCAGCGAAGGGGCTCCCGACGCATCGCCAAAGAGTCGTCCTCCCCGGAGACCGAGCGCAGCATTGTTGCTCAAGAAAATGCGATTCAATACAACGAAGCCGCCCAGCCGCGAGAAGTCGCCCGAGAAAATCGGCGAGAGCGTCGAAGCAACTGCGAGGGGTTTCGTTAGACCCCAACCGAACCAAGAGGTGTTCGAGGGCAAGCTAAAGTCATCCCGCGCCGAGGTGGCTCCGGCCGCATCAGCGTCTGTACCAAAGCTCACAAGGGTCTGGTCGAAGAAAACCGCAAGAGCCACATCGTCTATCTCTACGCCGTGCATCTGGATGCGAGATCGATGGAATGAAGCGAACACGGTCGGTCCCGAATTTCCGAGGCGTAGGTTCACGAGGAATAGTCCCACGAGATCGGGGTGATTCCTGAAGGACCCGTCCTTGCCGAATCCTGTCGCGATGCCCACCCCGACTTGAATAGGATCGGTGCGCAGAATATCGATCTCCACATCAGGCTCGATCACTCGATAGGTCGAGCCTGCGGGAGAGGCTGAAAACCGTCTCGCGGGCCTGAAGATCGTGCCATCGTTCTCCGTGATCGTGCGCCGATCCCCAACGGCGGGCCCGGACGTGATCTCCAGAGTTTTCCCCCGGAACGCATCCGCCACCATTCCGCCCGGCCCGAACACCAGCCCCGAATTGCTAGATGCTCCGTCTGCCGTTCCGCTGTTGCCCGTACCAGCAACCGCGACGAATCCGTCTTCACCGGGTTGCCCCGCGCCGTCCCCGATAACCCACACCCTGGCCTGAATGACACGCTCCTTGAAAAGAGGGGCCGCATAGGGGCTTCCGCCGGCGTTACCCGCATGGATGATCACCCGATGAGCGATCACGTCAGGCAGTACGCTCTCGGCCTTGGTGAGCGTCGCAAACGGGCTCGACGGGCTGAGCCCATCATTGGAATCGTCGCCATTCAGACCGGAGACAAACAGGTCGAGCGGGGCGATCGTCTTCGTGGCACTCGTCGGATCGAGCGGACCCCCGATGACAAGGCCACCGGCCACCACGTACTCGGGATCCGCGGTCCACTCCAGCTCCAGCTCTTTGGCCGCCACCTGGACCTGGATCGCCGTGTATCCGGCCACATCGATGCCCCCCACAACGCCATTGATGGGGTCGATCGCCAGGTTCGGCCTCAGCTCCGAGGTCACGTTCGTGGCGGGCCCCCGTGCGGGAGGCAGGAGGCTTAGCGAAAGCGTTACCGCTGGGCTCGTAGACGCTATTACAAGGGGGGAGCCGGTCTTGTTGTACGCCAGCAGGGCCATGCCGATGAGTCCTCCGCCATCCGACGCGGAGGCTACACCGTCTCCCTACCGGATTCCACTTATGAGGGCATGGCGACGGCGCCCTGGGCCTAGTTGACCTCTCCGCCCTGACAGAGAAGGCATGAGTATGTCTCCACAAACCCCTCCTCGGCGGTTGCCACACCAACCATGTACGGCTGACACCTGACGCAGTAGAAAATGTCGCTGTTCCTGCTCTCCTTGTCGTAATTATTCGCTCTCAAAGCCTGATCCACCACATCATCATCGATATCGAACCGGTCCTTCATTAGCCTGCGGAACATGCGCAAGAAGTTCTTCATGAGGTCCAGCACCAGCGCGTCGGCCAGACTTGGATCCTCTCCAAGCGCGATGGCCGACGCCGCCGCGCCCATCGAGCTTCCGAAAAGCACGATCTTCGCGTTCGGCTGGCGCTCGCGCACCCACTTGGCCGCAGCCGCCACGTCGAGCGCTTCGAGCTTCCCCATCGTGCAGGTTCTGCCGCCGCTCTTCCCGTGCGAGCGGAAATCGAAGAACAGCCAGCTCGCCTCAAGGTCGGCCAGCCGAATCATCATCGGCATCAGCTCGCACCGGTTCATCAGGTAGCCGTGGCAACAGATGATCGCCAGTTCGCCGCTGCCGCACTCGCTCCACCACCCATCAAGCTCGACCCCGCCGCTCTCCAGTCCAACGCGCTCCTCCGGAAACCCGAGCATCGCAGGCGACAACCAAAGCGGGACGCGCGGAGGGTGGATGCTGACGTAGGTCACGACGATCAGCGCCCCGATATACAGCACCAAGAGCAACACGATCAGAGATGTAACGAAACCAACCATTGCAGGGGACAATCAGCGACTTATACGTTTCACAGCGGGCACTGGTTCTGATAGAATATCTGGTGTCGAGGATGTACGCGCTCAACTTCTACCCAGAACTGTACGACGATTTGCTGTTGTCGAACCGCAAGACAGTTACGATCCGGCTAGGCGACAAGTCGGACAAGTACGAATCTGGCGTCATAGTATGGATCACTGTCGGGCCGCGGTACGGCAAACGCAAGAAGTTGTTCTCCGCGATTCTGGACCGAGTCGAGGTCAAGCGGATTCAAGAGCTTTCGCCAAGGGACATCGAGCGGGAGAGCCCGGAGCTTCGCACACACGACGAGGTAATCGGCCTCATGTCTCGCATCTACGGTGAGTTCATCACCCCAGCGCACCTCGTGACAGTCATCTACTTCTCCCGGATCGAAGAGTAGCGGTGGCTCGTGTGCGTGTAGCTACTGCCGAGCAATGCCGCGAGATCGATCGGCTAACGATCGAGGAGCTAGGAGTGCCAGTAGCCCAGCTCATGGAGAAAGCGGGGCAAGCGGTCGCCAACGCAGTCGTCGAAATCGCCAGGCCCGGCAGCTTGGTCGCGATTCTCTGCGGTCCCGGGAACAACGGTGGCGATGGGCTGGTCGTCGCAAGGCTCCTGCACAAGCTGGGCTATGAACCGCGCGCGTACCTAGCCGCCGAAGATTCGAAGCTCTCTGACGACTGCCGCGCCCAGCGCGATGTGCTCCAGGAGATCGCAATACCCTGCGCTCAACCGGGCTCCGACGGCTGGGATCGCCTGGCTGCCGACGTGGCGGAGTCGCCAGTCGTCGTTGACGGTTTGCTGGGCACGGGTCAATCCGGCGCGCCGCGCGGCGCGATCCTCGAGTGCGTGGAAGCAATCCGGTCGTCCGACGCGGCCGTTGTGAGCATCGACGTTCCGACCGGCATCGATGCTGACTCAGGCGCGTCGCTCGGAGCACACGTTGACGCCGACGTGACGGTAACGATGGTGGTCGCCAAGCAGTGCTTCTTTCAGGGCAAAGGCTCAGAGGCGTGCGGCGTGTGGGCCATGGCGGAGATCGGAATTCCGCCAGAAGCGTATCGCGGCCCGCTCGTCGGCGCTATCCTGACTGCGGCCGAGGTGTCGAAGTCGCTCGGCGTACGGTCGATCCACTCTCACAAGGGCGAAAACGGGCACGTCCTCATCGTCGCCGGCAGCGAACAGATGCGCGGCGCGGCGACGCTGGCGGCTGCGGGCGCACTTCGCGCGGGCGCCGGGATGGTGACCGTCGCCAGCACCCCGGCTGTGATCGACGCAGTAGCAGCCCATCTGCCGGAAGCAATGCTGATGCCGCTGGACGCCACGGCAGACGCAAGCCAGATTCTCGGCTCAATGGACCGGTACGGCAGCGCAGTCTTTGGACCGGGATTGACGACAAGCGACCCTGTTCCAAAGCTCCTCGCAGAAGTTTGGCGACCGTGGACCGTGCCATCGGTCATCGATGCCGACGCGCTGAACGCCGTCGCTCTTGGCGTTGATCTGCCAAAGGCGGACTGCGTGCTGACCCCTCACCCCGGCGAAATGGCTCGACTGCTCTCGACCACGACGGATAAAGTCCAGAGCGACCGCTTCGGACAGGTGCGCGCGGCGAGCACGAAGTACGAAAAGTGCGTCGTCCTCAAAGGAGCGTACTCACTCATCGCCGAACCAGGATCGGAGATCGCCGTGAACCCAACCGGCAACCCGGGCATGGCCGCCGCAGGCATGGGCGACGTGCTTGCGGGCGTGATCGCCGGACTCATCGCGCAAGGCCACACACCCCTGGAGGCAGCCAAGATCGGCACCTTTTTGCACGGGGCGGCCGGAGACCATTGCGCCGAAACCTACGGCCCTGTCGGCTTCACTGCGCTTGAAGTAGCTGGTGCAATCCCTGTAGCACGGGCTAAACTGGAAGCGTGTTGAGCAGAGCGGCTTGCTGCATCGCCCTTGTGCTGACCGGCGCGGCGGCGTTCGGCCAAGATGACCGGACGGTCCGCATCACGTTCCCATCGCAGGGCGAGAGGCAGATTTGGTTCGGAACGCCCGGCGACTTTTCAGAGCCGACAAGCCCGGTCAGCTCGATTGCGCTAGGCGTGCAACTCGACATCCCGGACGCGGCGATGTCGAAGTGGATTTTCGTGCACACGCTTTCGACAGGCGATGTCGCTGTCCGGAAGGTCGAGGACGCTCTTGAAGATGGCGTGTGGACGATAGCCGACGACGAGTTCGACCACCAGTTCGTAATGGAGATTCGGCTGGAGCACGACGGCTTGGCCGTTGCTTCGGCCATAGTCGAGCTGTCGGCAGCAGGTTATCAAGCGACAAGGCTGATCAGCGCAAACGACGAGGGCCAGGCCAAGTTCTACGCCATACCGTTCGGCGAAGTAGAACTGAGCGTCCAGTACGAATCTGAGGGTGAGGATCTGTCGCTGCCGACGCAGATTTTGAGCGCAAAGGCGGCCAGCGCAACCGCGTCCGTGTACTTGCTTCAGATCACCGATCCTGTGGAGACCGTTGCATCGGACGAGGCGGAAGCGGTTGCCGCTACCGACGAAGTCGAAACAAGCGGCCCGTCGATCCTCGTCTCGATCGTCAAGATGGTGATCGGCCTCGCTGTCGTGGCCGCCATCGGTTACTTCATCATCCAGTACCTGAAGAAGAACAGCGACCAGGCGCAGGAAGGGCTCGCCAAACTCGGCATCTCAGTTCCAGGATCGGGCGGCGATCCAGCCTCAAGCACGCCCGTGGCGCCCGCTAGACCGAAGCAGATCATCCTCGGCGGAGGCGCCGCGCCACAGCCGGCCGCGCCGACGCCCCCCGTTGCGCAAGTGGTGAAGAACCCGCGACTCGTCAAAGCGGACGGTTCGATACTCATAGTTCCCGATGGTGAACAGACCGTGGGTCGCGAC
Proteins encoded in this window:
- a CDS encoding alpha/beta fold hydrolase is translated as MVGFVTSLIVLLLVLYIGALIVVTYVSIHPPRVPLWLSPAMLGFPEERVGLESGGVELDGWWSECGSGELAIICCHGYLMNRCELMPMMIRLADLEASWLFFDFRSHGKSGGRTCTMGKLEALDVAAAAKWVRERQPNAKIVLFGSSMGAAASAIALGEDPSLADALVLDLMKNFLRMFRRLMKDRFDIDDDVVDQALRANNYDKESRNSDIFYCVRCQPYMVGVATAEEGFVETYSCLLCQGGEVN
- a CDS encoding RNA-binding protein translates to MYALNFYPELYDDLLLSNRKTVTIRLGDKSDKYESGVIVWITVGPRYGKRKKLFSAILDRVEVKRIQELSPRDIERESPELRTHDEVIGLMSRIYGEFITPAHLVTVIYFSRIEE
- a CDS encoding NAD(P)H-hydrate dehydratase, translating into MRVATAEQCREIDRLTIEELGVPVAQLMEKAGQAVANAVVEIARPGSLVAILCGPGNNGGDGLVVARLLHKLGYEPRAYLAAEDSKLSDDCRAQRDVLQEIAIPCAQPGSDGWDRLAADVAESPVVVDGLLGTGQSGAPRGAILECVEAIRSSDAAVVSIDVPTGIDADSGASLGAHVDADVTVTMVVAKQCFFQGKGSEACGVWAMAEIGIPPEAYRGPLVGAILTAAEVSKSLGVRSIHSHKGENGHVLIVAGSEQMRGAATLAAAGALRAGAGMVTVASTPAVIDAVAAHLPEAMLMPLDATADASQILGSMDRYGSAVFGPGLTTSDPVPKLLAEVWRPWTVPSVIDADALNAVALGVDLPKADCVLTPHPGEMARLLSTTTDKVQSDRFGQVRAASTKYEKCVVLKGAYSLIAEPGSEIAVNPTGNPGMAAAGMGDVLAGVIAGLIAQGHTPLEAAKIGTFLHGAAGDHCAETYGPVGFTALEVAGAIPVARAKLEAC
- a CDS encoding FHA domain-containing protein; the encoded protein is MLSRAACCIALVLTGAAAFGQDDRTVRITFPSQGERQIWFGTPGDFSEPTSPVSSIALGVQLDIPDAAMSKWIFVHTLSTGDVAVRKVEDALEDGVWTIADDEFDHQFVMEIRLEHDGLAVASAIVELSAAGYQATRLISANDEGQAKFYAIPFGEVELSVQYESEGEDLSLPTQILSAKAASATASVYLLQITDPVETVASDEAEAVAATDEVETSGPSILVSIVKMVIGLAVVAAIGYFIIQYLKKNSDQAQEGLAKLGISVPGSGGDPASSTPVAPARPKQIILGGGAAPQPAAPTPPVAQVVKNPRLVKADGSILIVPDGEQTVGRDDTADIVVAGESSVSRKHASLTREGDAVTIKDLGSSNGTFVNGKRISAQQTLRPGDTVQFGGAQYRYEE